The DNA segment CTTGGCAAAACAATTCTGAAATGAGCGAGAAGAAAAAAGCATTTTACCAATACCATAGTACCTTAATGGAACCATGGGATGGACCTACATCTATCGTATTTACAGACGGTCGCCAAATAGGGGCCTGTTTAGACAGAAATGGTCTTCGTCCGTCGCGTTATTATGTAACAAAAGATGACATGATCATCCTCTCATCCGAGGTTGGAGTCGTTGATGTTGCTCCAGAAAATGTTTTATATAAGGAACGTTTACACCCGGGTCAAATGCTTCTTGTTGATACTGAGCTTGGAAAGATTATTCCAGATGAAGAAATCAAAGAGCAAATTATAAATGAGCATCCATACGAAGAGTGGATTCAAGAAAACTATATCCAGCTTGAAGACATGCTGGAGTCTTCTGAGGTTCATCAAACAGATTTCGCAAAAGCTAGAGTGAGACAACAAGCTTTTGGTTATACGTATGAAGAGCTTTCAAAGGTTATTCTGCCAATGGCAAGAGACGCAGTCGATCCAGTCAGCTCAATGGGGTATGATTCACCACTAGCGGTTTTATCACAGAAGCCTCAATTATTATATAGCTATTTTAAGCAATTGTTTGCGCAGGTAACGAATCCACCAATCGATGCGATTCGTGAAGAAATTGTAACGGCACTTGGAACAACAATTGGAGCAGAAGGTAACTTAATTGAGCCGAACGCACAAAGCGCCCGCCATATTCATTTACCATATCCAATTATTAATAATGAAGAATTAGCTAAGCTAAGAGATAACAAATTAGATGGCTTCAAATCAAAAGTTCTTCCAATTTTATTTGATGCAAGTCTTGCGCCAGGTACTTTAGAAAAGGCCATGCAAGATTTGTTTGATCAAGCAGAACTAGCCATTCAAGAAGGTCACACATTACTCATTTTAAGTGATCGAAACGTCGATGAAACAAAAGCAGCGATTCCAGGTTTATTAGCTGTTGCTGGTTTACATCATGAATTAATTCGAAAAGGGACGCGAACAGAAGTAAGCATCCTACTTGAATCTGGTGAGCCGCGAGAAGTTCATCATCATGCTGTATTATTAGGTTATGGAGCAGAAGCGATTAATCCATACTTGGTTTTTGATTCCATTGACGAAATGATTCAAGACCAATTAATGGAATCTGTTTCTTACGTGGAAGCCGTTAATCGATACATCAAAACCGCTTCAAAAGCTGTGATGAAAGTCCTTTCAAAAATGGGAATCTCTACTATCCAAAGTTACAGAGGCGCACAGATTTTTGAGGCAGTTGGAATATCAAATGAAGTGATTGACAAGTATTTTACGTGGACTACATCTAGAATTGGTGGAGTGACACTTGATTTAATCGCAGAAGAAGTATTAGTTCGTCACAACTTGGCATTTGCGCCATCTGAAGGAAAAGAGGATACGCTTGAGCCCGGTGACGACTTACAATGGAGAAGAAATGGAGAACCGCACCAATACAATCCACATTCCATCCATATGCTTCAAAACGCATGTCGAAATGAAAAATATGATCTCTTTAAAAAATATTCAGCATCCATAAATGAGCAAACAGAACAGCAAACAACGTTGAGAGGACTCTTTGCATTTAAGAAAGCCGATCAGCCTATTCCAGTTCATGCAGTTGAACCGGTTGAAGATATTGTGAAACGATTTAGAACAGGTGCGATGTCATTTGGATCTATCTCAGCTGAAGCTCATGAGACACTTGCTATTGCGATGAACCGTCTAGGTGGTAAAAGTAATACGGGAGAAGGTGGAGAAGACCCGAATCGTTTTACACCTGATGAGAATGGCGATTTAAGAAGAAGTTCTATTAAACAGGTAGCGTCTGGACGTTTTGGTGTAACTAGTCACTATCTTGTAAATGCAGATGAAATTCAAATTAAAGTCGCACAAGGAGCAAAGCCGGGTGAAGGCGGACAGCTTCCAGGGAACAAAGTATATCCATGGGTTGCTGAAGTCCGAGGATCTACACCTGGTGTGGGATTAATTTCACCACCTCCGCATCATGACATTTATTCAATTGAAGATTTGGCTGAATTGATTCATGACCTTAAAAATGCGAATCCAAATGCTAAGGTGAGCGTTAAGCTTGTTGCAGGTACTGGGGTTGGAACGATTGCAGCTGGTGTTGCAAAAGGTCGTGCTGATGGAATCATCATCAGTGGTTATGACGGGGGAACTGGTGCCGCAGCTAGAACAAGCTTAAAGCATACTGGTTTGCCTTGGGAAATGGGACTTGCTGAAACCCATCAAACTCTTGTTTTAAATAACTTACGAGACCGAGTGACAATTGAAACAGATGGGAAGCTAATGACTGGTAAAGATGTCATTGTTGCCGCATTACTAGGTGCGGAAGAATATGCATTTTCAACGGCGCCGTTAGTTGTGCTAGGTTGTATTGTCATGCGTGTTTGTCACTTAGATACATGTCCGGTCGGAATTGCAACGCAAAATCCTGAGCTACGCAAAAAATACATGGGTCAACCTGAGCATGTAGAAACGTTTATGCGTTATATTGCTGAAGAAATGCGCGAGATCATGGCAGAGCTAGGAATAACGAAATTAGATGACTTAATTGGTCGTGCTGATTTATTAAAAGTGAGAGAAAATGTTCAAAACAAAAAGGTTCGTAATCTTGATCTTTCGACACTTTTATACCAGCCTGATCCGGCTAATCATAAGAAAAACTTTAAAACAAAAGAACAAGATCATCAGCTTGAGCTATCTCTAGATATGCGTGAACTTCTTGAACCGAGTTTACCAGCTATAAATGAAGGGAAATCAGTTCGTTTATCTGCAACTGTGCGAAATGTAGATCGAGTCGTTGGAACAATACTTGGCTCTAAAATCACTGAAAAATACGGGAAAGTAGGACTTCCTGATGATACAATCCACATTGATTTAAAAGGATCTGCTGGACAAAGTCTTGGGGCGTTTCTTCCTTCTGGTGTAACCATCTCACTTGAGGGTGATGCCAATGATTATACGGGTAAAGGTCTCTCTGGTGGTAAGATAGCGATCTTCCCGCCGAAGGAAAGCACGTATATTGCCGAGAACAGCATTATCGTTGGAAATACATCCTTTTACGGGGCCACTTCAGGTGAAGCTTATATTAGAGGGATAGCTGGTGAGCGTTTTGCCGTGCGTAACTCTGGAGCAAAAGTAGTGGTTGAGGGAGTAGGAGATCACGGACTTGAGTATATGACTGGTGGAGTCGTTGTAAACATCGGTTCATTTGGGCGAAACTTTGCAGCTGGTATGTCCGGTGGAGTCGCTTATGTATTAAACGAAAAAGGAACGTTCCATAGTCGTTGCAATCAAGAAATGGTGCTACTTGAAGACGTTGTTCAAAAAGATGATCAACTCGAGCTTAAGAGCTTACTTGAAGAGCACGCGCGCTTAACGGGCAGCTACCAAGCGCAACGTATCTTGGGCGATTGGGAAGAGTTTGTAACGCGATTTGTTAAAGTCATTCCAAAAGATTATAAACGAATGCTTGCAGCCATTGATCGTGTTAAACAAGATGGTGTACCTGAAAATGATGCAATTATGGTCGCCTTTGAAGAAAACAAAAGTGATAAGTCTAGAGTAGGTGGAAAATAAGCAAAGGGGCGCGTATGCGTCCCATTTTGCTAAACATACGTTATACTTAATGGGATTTGGAGTTGAGAGCGATGGGGAAGCCAACAGGTTTCATAGAATATAAAAGAGAGAATCCGATAAAAAAAGATCCTTTTCAACGCACTAAAAATTGGAAAGAGTTCACCATTTTAACGCCTGATCCCGTTCTTCAAGAGCAAGCGTCAAGATGTATGGATTGTGGAATCCCATTTTGCCAGGCGGGGACCTCTATGGTTGGCTCAGGTGAAATTGGCTGTCCGGTGTACAATTTAATTCCAGAGTGGAATGATCTTGTTTATCGTGGAAAATGGAAAGAGGCGCTCACGCGTTTGCATAAAACAAACAATTTTCCTGAATTTACAGGAAGAGTCTGTCCGGCTCCGTGCGAAGGTTCCTGTACGGTTGCAATTAGTGATGAAGCTGTTACAATTAAAAACATAGAGTTTAGTATAGTTGAAAAAGGGTTCCAAGAAGGCTGGATCATTCCAGAACCACCTGCAAAACGTACAGGTAAAAGAGTAGCTGTTGTAGGATCAGGTCCAGCGGGACTAGCAGCAGCGGCTCAATTAAATAAAGCGGGTCACTTAGTGACTGTGTTTGAGCGTGAAGACCGAATTGGAGGCTTATTAACGTACGGAATACCGGATGTTAAGCTAGCAAACCATATTGTTGAACGACGCGTAGATATTCTTCGTAAAGAAGGTATTGAGTTTAAAACAAATATTGAAATTGGTAAAGATCTTACAACAAAGGAAATGGAACAGCAGTTTGATGCTACCATCCTTTGTACTGGTGCAACAAAACCAAGAAATGTAGGGATTGAAGGACGCGAGCTTAAAGGAATTGAATATGCGATGGACTTTTTAACGAGCAATACAAAAAGTCTCTTAAACTCAAATCTAGAAGATGGTAACTATATTTCTGCTAAAGACAAGCATGTCATTGTCATCGGTGGTGGAGATACAGGTGCTGATTGTATTACTACTTCTGTAAGACATGGTGCTAAATCGATTACACAATTTGACATTAATAAAATGAAGTCAGAAGTACGTACGGATGATAACCAATGGCCAATGTTTCCGATTGTTCATCAAAGTGAAGATGCCCATAAAGAAGCAAAAGCCGTTTATGGTGAGGATCCACGTGCTTATCAAGTAAATACAACAAGATTTGAAGGTGACGAAAACGGTCATGTGACAGCATTACACACGATTTCTGTTACTACTTCAATCGATGAGAATGGTGTGAAAACACGTCATCCAATTGAAGGAACTGAGAAAGTATGGAAAGCTGATCTTATTTTATTGGCTGTTGGTTTTACAGGACCTGAAGAAGAAATCATTCAATCTATGAAACTTAAAACAACCAAACAATCTAATATTGATGCTGAATACGGTCATTATGAAACAAGTAAAAAAGGAGTCTTTGCAGCAGGCGATAATCGTCGAGGGCAAAGTCTTGTTGTATGGGCAATACATGAAGGAAGAGAAGCAGCTAGGGAATGTGACCGTTACCTGATGGGTTCGTCTAACCTTCCGTAAACTCAAATGAACCTTAAGGAGGAACGATTGTGCTGGGATGGATGAAGCATTTTTTTCTCGTAGCGTCTGCGTTAATGACTTTTGGACTCTCGGATTATGAACAAACGTCACACACACTTCCTCTTTTTTCATCTGAGAAAAGTGATACGGGTCCTCAAGCTGCAAAGTCATTTGTTTACAAAATTAACGAGCATGATTATAGTTTATTTCACTCCGTATTCCCTTCAGATGTGCATGATTATATCCATCGGGATGAGGAACATGCAAAACAATTAGCTAAACAATTTACTGAGCAAGCGAAACAGCAAAGTTACCTGAAATTCGGTTCAACGATAGAGGGTAGAATCAGCCCTCTGTTTGAAGGAACTGTGTTAACTGCCTTTGAAGAAGCTTTGTCTCAACGTATGGCGTCATTATCAGTTGAGGAGCAAGAGCATCTACAAGTGACCAATCATCCCTCTTCGGGCCGTGGAGAAAAGATTGTACATGTATTTTCGTTAAAGACAGGCGAAGACCTTATACGTTTTCATGTTAGGCGGGATCAGCCACCTAAACAAGGACATTGGTTTAATTTTCATTATCATGTAGCATCAGATAATTATGAGCATCACTATCCTCTGGCTTCGATATATTGGGGAAAAGACGTTCCTCCATTATGGAAAGCATAAAACACTAAACCGTTTCTCGTATGATCAATTGATGATCTAGGGGGACGGTTTATTCTGTTCATGGATTAGACAAAAATAATAATGTTTTTTCCCTATCCGTTTTGGTACGATAGAAAGAGACGTGTGATGGAGGGGTTAAAGTGGAAGCAAAAGCAACAAAAGAAGAAAAGCATGCCAAGCGACCAAAGCCAATGTGGTTAAAATGGTTAATCCGTATCGTATTAGCTTATGTATTGCTGCTTGCTACGATCTTATCAATTACTATTATTGTATTACTCGGAACGTTTATTCTTGTTATTATTGATACGTTTTCAAGTACATCTAATTTAAATGAATTTACTGAATCTAATTTGGTTCCTCTTACAAATGCTCTTTGGAATCTCTTTACTTGGCTTATTCCTGGACTTTAATGTACTAAATGAATGTAGAGGAGAGAGATAAATGTCACTCGAGCGCACGGTATACAAAACAGGGAAATATGTCTGTGAACGTTTAGAAACGGACGAGTCTAACCGTAAAGCATTAGTAAAAGTACGTGCCGTATTAAAGCACCCTACACAAGGGGATTTACACAACCCGAAACAAGTGGATGTTCCTTTGTTTCATGAACGCAAGGCACTAGCAGAGTTTGAAAAAACGTGGGTGCCGCTTTCCACCTTACGTCCGTATGAAGAAGAGTGTCCCGCATATCTTGCTTCATTAAAACAAGCTTGGAATGCACAATATGAACAGTTAGAAGAGGACGGCTCTGATTGGGCGAAAAAGAGTCAACGAAATTTAATCGAATTACGAAACGAGTACCGCTTTTCCTAAAAAGCGACTCGTTTTTTTAAGTGAGGAAAAAAGATGAAAGAAACAGGGAAGCAAGGACTTTTGATCCATTATCTGTTGGTGATGGTTGCCACCTTATTATGGGGTGTAAACATCGTTTGTTTGAAAATTCTCGTTACATCATTTACGCCTGTAACCATGACAGCATTTCGAATAGGCACAGCTGGGTTGGTCTTGTTCGTAGCGCTTGTTTTTATAAGAAAAGCTAAGAAATTAAGTCGGCTTGAGTGGGGATATGTGATAGCTGGTGGTGGCTTAGGTGTTTTTGCACACCATTTATTTTTAGCCTTTGGACTTCAGAGCGTACAAGCTTCGACTGCTGTATTATTGTTAGGCCTTGTACCAGTCGCTACAGCCATTTGTAGCATTCTCTTTTTAAAAGAGTCATTTACCAAATGGACGTTCCTTGGGATTGGGTTAGCCTTTTTAGGTGTGCTATTTGTCCAAGGAGGAATTGGTCAGTTTGGAACTGGATCGGTATATATTTTAATTGCTGTTCTCGTTCAAGCGGTCAGTTTTCTTTTTATCCGTAAGGCTTCAGAAACCATGAACCCACTTCAAGTTACTACATTTACATTGTTAATTGGAGCGATCGTTCTCTTTATTTGTAGCTTTACATTAGAGCCAAGTGGCTTTGACCGTTTTACTTCGGGCTCACCAGCCTTATATGCCATCTTCTTCTTCTCAGCCATTTGTTCAACGGCTGCTGGTCAACTTCTGTTTAATGCATCCATTAGTCGAATCGGAGCTAGTAAAAGCGCGATCTTCTTAAATTTTGTCCCGTTCTTTGGCGTCGTTTGTTCAGCGATTTTTTTAAATGAATCCATCTTCTGGTATCAGTGGTGTGGCTTTGTTCTCATTGTAGCAGGAGTATTTTTCGGTACAGGTTACATAGAGCAATTAAAGTACACAACAAAAAAAGATAGACAGGCAAAAAGTCGATCATCTTTATCATAAAAAAAGGAAGAGGAACTATAAAAAGTTCCTCTTCCTTTTAACTAGATCTAGTGAGTTAGCTTACAATGGTTGCACTCCAGATAGGCTCAAGCGTATCGCGTAACGATTGTTCTTGTTCTGCTGTAAGTGGCAATAGTGGTAGTCGCACAGACCCAGTTTTAATGTGGTACATTTGAAGCGCTGCTTTAACAGGCACTGGGTTCGGTGCAGCAAATAAAGCTTTCATTCCCGGGAGGAGCTGACGATGCATTCTCGCAGCAGCTTGTACTTTTCCAGCCTCAAATAGAGTAGCCATTTGCTGCATTTCTTTCCCGAAAATGTGGGAAGCGACAGATACAACTCCCGCTCCTCCAATTGCAAGAACAGGGAGCGTTAAACTATCATCTCCACTATACACCGTAAAACCTGCTGGTGCTTGATCAATTAATAAGGCCATTGCATCTAAATCTTCACTTGCTTCTTTCATAGAAACAATATTTGGGATTTGTGCAAGTCTTAATGTTGTTTCAACATCAATGGTAATAGCTGAACGTCCAGGCACGTTATAAAGCATAACTGGTAAGTTGGTTGATTCAGCAATTGTTTTAAAATGCTGGTACAACCCTTCTTGACTTGGGCGGTTATAATAAGGTGCTACAAGCATCACGGCATCTACACCAATTGTAGCTGCTTCGTTCGTTAAATCAATGGAAGCTTGTGTGTTATTTGAACCGGTACCTGCTATGACCGGAACTCGTCCATTTACTGCCTTCACAGTTGTTTTAAAGACAAGTTTCTTTTCTTCAGTTGTTAACGTTGGAGATTCTCCAGTTGTGCCACCAACAACAAGCGCATCTGAACCATTTTCAATCAAATGCTCTATTAAACGTTCAGTCGCTTCAACGTCTACTTGTCCAAACTCATTAAACGGTGTAATCATTGCTGTTATTACTTTTCCAAAATTCATTTCGATCACCCTCGATTCTGTGTTGTGTTGACTATACTAGTGGGCAGAATCTAAAATCACAAAAAAACAACAATGACAGGGACTCATTGCTGCATGGTGATACGTAAACCCATACCAATTTCAAGATAGCCCCCCATATAGTCAATCAATAACCATATGACAGTTCTGTATCTATTAAATACAGACCCAGCGCGGGGCTATGAGTAGCCTGACGCTTCGGCAAATTCCCCTTTCATTTTGTATCAACAGAGCCCATTCTCCTCCACAAAAATACTGATGGTTTTTGCACCTCTACCCTCACTTCAAATTTGAAGTAAAGATTTATTTTATTAAGTTCACCATACCAAATAGAAGCCCTGAATGCAAACATTTTCAGCGGACGGAGGTGGGACCATCTGGTGAGAGTCTATGTTGGATATCGTTTAAGAGTAAATCCAACTCCTGACTACATCGTATCGTACGTTCCGACGACATGCCATATTTTTCAGCTAATATAAACATTTGACGACGTTTTAATTCAATCTCTTGATACTTCATATATTCACCTCAACTAACGTAAAGAATAGTAGCAAAATTGAATAAATGATACCTCGAATTAAGTATACCCAATTTTCCCAACAGTGGAAGGGATTCTACGAAGAATGTCAGAAGTCCCTAGAAAAAGTTAGATTTCGACACGCTTATTTGTCTGATATTTGAACTTAGTCGGCAAGAGCGATAAGATAGAGGAAGTGAGACAAGGAGGATGTCATGATTCAATTAATTGCGACTGATATGGATGGCACGTTATTAAATGATAAAAAAAAGGTATCACCAGAAAATATCAAAGCCATTAAGGCGGCACAAGAACAGGGAATCGAAGTCATTGTTGCTACAGGAAGAAGTAAGGAGGAAGCTCAGGAACCATTGGATGAGGCGGGCTTATCATGTCCCATCATTAGTATTAATGGTGCCGAGACATGGGATGCCGAAGGAAACGTAGCTGATGTAAAGCCACTATCTTATGAAGAAGCAGTTAAGGCAATGGATCTTCTTCGTGAACATGCCATTTACTTTGAATTGTATCTGCAGTCAGGCACTTATAGTGAAAGCAAAGAACAAGCGATGGATGTCATCGTACAGCTTATGGAATCAATTAAAGGAGCTGTTGGCACTCAAATTGAAATGCAGCGAATGGCTAATAAACGAATCCAAAATGGATCAATCTCGTTTGTTGATCAATTTGAAACTGTACTAACCGATTCATCTGATGCCATTTTAAAATTATTAGCTTTTTCAACGAATCTTGTGATTTTAGACCAAGTAGAAGAACAATTAAAAGAAAACCCACATTTGGCCGTAACAGCATCAGCAAGAGGGAATTTGGAAATCAACGCGATCGACGCACAAAAAGGAATTG comes from the Alkalihalobacillus sp. FSL W8-0930 genome and includes:
- the gltB gene encoding glutamate synthase large subunit; the encoded protein is MRNAGYPKKQGLYDPQFEHDNCGIGFLAHMKGKKSHQIIMDALHVLRNLEHRGGQGDEVNTGDGAGILLQIPHRFFESISETMDMQLPEAGDYGVGMLFLPQDKKKRGVCVSRVNEIAEEESLEIIGWRNVPTNYKMLGNAARLSMPSIQQVFIKKPHHIQSELEFERKLYTLRKRAENELTTLVTSDESFYFASLSSRTIVYKGMLTTEQVGQFYLDINDPSFESAIALVHSRFSTNTFPSWERAHPNRYMIHNGEINTVRGNVNWMHAREAKFASSLFGDSFDSLKPIIDKNGSDSSMFDNALEFLSLSGRTLAHSAMMMIPEPWQNNSEMSEKKKAFYQYHSTLMEPWDGPTSIVFTDGRQIGACLDRNGLRPSRYYVTKDDMIILSSEVGVVDVAPENVLYKERLHPGQMLLVDTELGKIIPDEEIKEQIINEHPYEEWIQENYIQLEDMLESSEVHQTDFAKARVRQQAFGYTYEELSKVILPMARDAVDPVSSMGYDSPLAVLSQKPQLLYSYFKQLFAQVTNPPIDAIREEIVTALGTTIGAEGNLIEPNAQSARHIHLPYPIINNEELAKLRDNKLDGFKSKVLPILFDASLAPGTLEKAMQDLFDQAELAIQEGHTLLILSDRNVDETKAAIPGLLAVAGLHHELIRKGTRTEVSILLESGEPREVHHHAVLLGYGAEAINPYLVFDSIDEMIQDQLMESVSYVEAVNRYIKTASKAVMKVLSKMGISTIQSYRGAQIFEAVGISNEVIDKYFTWTTSRIGGVTLDLIAEEVLVRHNLAFAPSEGKEDTLEPGDDLQWRRNGEPHQYNPHSIHMLQNACRNEKYDLFKKYSASINEQTEQQTTLRGLFAFKKADQPIPVHAVEPVEDIVKRFRTGAMSFGSISAEAHETLAIAMNRLGGKSNTGEGGEDPNRFTPDENGDLRRSSIKQVASGRFGVTSHYLVNADEIQIKVAQGAKPGEGGQLPGNKVYPWVAEVRGSTPGVGLISPPPHHDIYSIEDLAELIHDLKNANPNAKVSVKLVAGTGVGTIAAGVAKGRADGIIISGYDGGTGAAARTSLKHTGLPWEMGLAETHQTLVLNNLRDRVTIETDGKLMTGKDVIVAALLGAEEYAFSTAPLVVLGCIVMRVCHLDTCPVGIATQNPELRKKYMGQPEHVETFMRYIAEEMREIMAELGITKLDDLIGRADLLKVRENVQNKKVRNLDLSTLLYQPDPANHKKNFKTKEQDHQLELSLDMRELLEPSLPAINEGKSVRLSATVRNVDRVVGTILGSKITEKYGKVGLPDDTIHIDLKGSAGQSLGAFLPSGVTISLEGDANDYTGKGLSGGKIAIFPPKESTYIAENSIIVGNTSFYGATSGEAYIRGIAGERFAVRNSGAKVVVEGVGDHGLEYMTGGVVVNIGSFGRNFAAGMSGGVAYVLNEKGTFHSRCNQEMVLLEDVVQKDDQLELKSLLEEHARLTGSYQAQRILGDWEEFVTRFVKVIPKDYKRMLAAIDRVKQDGVPENDAIMVAFEENKSDKSRVGGK
- a CDS encoding glutamate synthase subunit beta, with product MGKPTGFIEYKRENPIKKDPFQRTKNWKEFTILTPDPVLQEQASRCMDCGIPFCQAGTSMVGSGEIGCPVYNLIPEWNDLVYRGKWKEALTRLHKTNNFPEFTGRVCPAPCEGSCTVAISDEAVTIKNIEFSIVEKGFQEGWIIPEPPAKRTGKRVAVVGSGPAGLAAAAQLNKAGHLVTVFEREDRIGGLLTYGIPDVKLANHIVERRVDILRKEGIEFKTNIEIGKDLTTKEMEQQFDATILCTGATKPRNVGIEGRELKGIEYAMDFLTSNTKSLLNSNLEDGNYISAKDKHVIVIGGGDTGADCITTSVRHGAKSITQFDINKMKSEVRTDDNQWPMFPIVHQSEDAHKEAKAVYGEDPRAYQVNTTRFEGDENGHVTALHTISVTTSIDENGVKTRHPIEGTEKVWKADLILLAVGFTGPEEEIIQSMKLKTTKQSNIDAEYGHYETSKKGVFAAGDNRRGQSLVVWAIHEGREAARECDRYLMGSSNLP
- a CDS encoding YpjP family protein, whose translation is MLGWMKHFFLVASALMTFGLSDYEQTSHTLPLFSSEKSDTGPQAAKSFVYKINEHDYSLFHSVFPSDVHDYIHRDEEHAKQLAKQFTEQAKQQSYLKFGSTIEGRISPLFEGTVLTAFEEALSQRMASLSVEEQEHLQVTNHPSSGRGEKIVHVFSLKTGEDLIRFHVRRDQPPKQGHWFNFHYHVASDNYEHHYPLASIYWGKDVPPLWKA
- a CDS encoding kinase-associated lipoprotein B, yielding MSLERTVYKTGKYVCERLETDESNRKALVKVRAVLKHPTQGDLHNPKQVDVPLFHERKALAEFEKTWVPLSTLRPYEEECPAYLASLKQAWNAQYEQLEEDGSDWAKKSQRNLIELRNEYRFS
- a CDS encoding DMT family transporter, yielding MKETGKQGLLIHYLLVMVATLLWGVNIVCLKILVTSFTPVTMTAFRIGTAGLVLFVALVFIRKAKKLSRLEWGYVIAGGGLGVFAHHLFLAFGLQSVQASTAVLLLGLVPVATAICSILFLKESFTKWTFLGIGLAFLGVLFVQGGIGQFGTGSVYILIAVLVQAVSFLFIRKASETMNPLQVTTFTLLIGAIVLFICSFTLEPSGFDRFTSGSPALYAIFFFSAICSTAAGQLLFNASISRIGASKSAIFLNFVPFFGVVCSAIFLNESIFWYQWCGFVLIVAGVFFGTGYIEQLKYTTKKDRQAKSRSSLS
- the dapA gene encoding 4-hydroxy-tetrahydrodipicolinate synthase — protein: MNFGKVITAMITPFNEFGQVDVEATERLIEHLIENGSDALVVGGTTGESPTLTTEEKKLVFKTTVKAVNGRVPVIAGTGSNNTQASIDLTNEAATIGVDAVMLVAPYYNRPSQEGLYQHFKTIAESTNLPVMLYNVPGRSAITIDVETTLRLAQIPNIVSMKEASEDLDAMALLIDQAPAGFTVYSGDDSLTLPVLAIGGAGVVSVASHIFGKEMQQMATLFEAGKVQAAARMHRQLLPGMKALFAAPNPVPVKAALQMYHIKTGSVRLPLLPLTAEQEQSLRDTLEPIWSATIVS
- a CDS encoding aspartyl-phosphate phosphatase Spo0E family protein; this translates as MKYQEIELKRRQMFILAEKYGMSSERTIRCSQELDLLLNDIQHRLSPDGPTSVR
- a CDS encoding Cof-type HAD-IIB family hydrolase, producing MIQLIATDMDGTLLNDKKKVSPENIKAIKAAQEQGIEVIVATGRSKEEAQEPLDEAGLSCPIISINGAETWDAEGNVADVKPLSYEEAVKAMDLLREHAIYFELYLQSGTYSESKEQAMDVIVQLMESIKGAVGTQIEMQRMANKRIQNGSISFVDQFETVLTDSSDAILKLLAFSTNLVILDQVEEQLKENPHLAVTASARGNLEINAIDAQKGIALQAYAKQAGIPMESVMALGDNLNDLSMMKVAGYPVAMGNAAYEVKQLCTYQTETNDEHGVAHAIYTYTDIEKA